The sequence CTACCAGCAAAAAGGTGCCACCTGGTTTTACAAAATGACTGACAACTTCTGCCCATTTCTTCATATCGGGAAGCCAGCCGATAACACCATAAGAGGTAAAAACAATATCGAACTGTTCATCCAGTATTTCCGGCAGACGGTATATGTCGCTTTGGATAAAGCTGGCATCGAGCCCCATTGTTGTATTCAGTTTCTGAGCTGTTTCAATGGCTTTTTCCGAGAAATCAACACCAGTTACCTGTGCGCCATGTCGTGCAAGCGAAAGTGTATCCTGTCCGAAATGGCACTGAAGATGAAGTATTTTTTTCCCTTTAATATCTCCGAGCAGCTGCAGTTCGATCGGGTTTAGCGAGTCTTTCCCTTTAAGAAAGGCCTCCATGTCGTAAAATTCAGAATCGTAATGAATGGCAGTTCGCTCGTTCCACAGTCTTTTATTTACCTCAATGTAATCCATTTTCTTTTTTTTGTAAACTTATTCAAATAAAATAAAATATTTATGATTCTCAGTAATCACCAAAAGGAATGAGAGTAGTACAAAGCCTTTTGTTGAGATTGCTTCAGTCGTTCCTCGCTCGCAATTACGATGTGTTGTAGTAAAATGGGGCAGCGGACAATGAACTAATTTGTCCCGGCACAATTCATAACTGTCCGCTGCCTTATATCTATAAATAAGGTGTCATTGCGATACCGTGCACTGAAACGAATCAGGAGAAGCAATCTCTGTAACTTATTGAACCATAACAATTTTTTTCGTAACTTCTCAGCACCAAAAACAACACAAGTGCATTTCGCCATTTTTACATATGCCCAATCAGTGTGTTTTTACTTGCCTGTGGTGACTAAAAACTGCAGAATTGTTGTGCAAAAATGTATGCCGCTGCAGTTAGAAGGCAGCATTTTTTCAAAAAAACACCTCCTTCCATATGCAGAAGGCATCACTTTTTCGTCCAAATGGCCTCTTCCACATGCAGAAGGCAACACTTTTTTGCCCAAATGCCCTTTTCCGCATGCAGAAGGCATCATTTTTTTGCCGAAATGCACTCTTCCGCATGCAGAAGGCATCATTTTTTCGCCAAAATGGCCTCTTCCACATGCAGAAGACAACACTTTTTCAAAAAAATGTCCTCATCTGCATCTTCTGAAAGTATCGATAATACTGATGTTTTGGCCTTTTTTTGGCAAAGTCGGCGCGATGGTAGCAAGAAATTCCTCCGGAACTATAAATCAATATTTCTTTAATCCTCCCGGATACTTTCCAAATGGAATAACCCCCGGGACTAAAATTTAATTGTATGCCAACAAGAGAATTACCAAAAAGTACCATTGGCAGGTACAAGGTGCTGGAAAAAACCAGCGAAAAATCAAGCAGTACGCCCGCTGAACAATGGGCGATAAGTACCGAAACGCAAACCCGGCTAACCACTCTTTATCCGGCTTTCAGGCAGGAGATGGGAGAGCGGCAGGAGCAGTTTGCCAAACAGGCCGAGGCTACCGAGGCCGAAAATGCGCAGCAACAGGTGTTGCATCGTTACGTGTCGCATTTCTTCCAGGTGTTTAATTTAGCTGTTGAGCGTGGTGTGTTTAACGCGGCCGACCGCCTGTACTACGGATTAAATGCCAGCCAAAGCGAACTGCCCAAACTAAGTACCGAACAAGACCTTACCACCTGGGCGCTCAACCTGATATTGGGCGAGCAGAAACGTACACAACAGACCGACCCCGAGGCTGCGGAGCCGGTGCCCATGAGTAACCCGTCGGCAGCCGAAGTGCAGGCCGAACTGACGAAGTACACCGAATTAAGTAGCGCACAGTCGGCCGAAAAGCAGGCTTTTGATGCCGAAAACAAAGATGTGCTGGATATGCTGCCCGAAATTGACGAGCTGATACGCGATATTTACGACGAGGTAGAATTTTACTACCGCAAAGAAACACCCGCCAACCGCCGTAAACTGGCGCGCCAGTGGGGCGTAGTTTATGTGTCGAGGCCGGGCGAAGAACCCGATGAGGAAGTGGTGGTGGAAGATTGATTCCACCGCTT comes from uncultured Draconibacterium sp. and encodes:
- a CDS encoding class I SAM-dependent methyltransferase translates to MDYIEVNKRLWNERTAIHYDSEFYDMEAFLKGKDSLNPIELQLLGDIKGKKILHLQCHFGQDTLSLARHGAQVTGVDFSEKAIETAQKLNTTMGLDASFIQSDIYRLPEILDEQFDIVFTSYGVIGWLPDMKKWAEVVSHFVKPGGTFLLVEFHPVVWMMSDDFKKIEYKYMDVEPIIEEEEGTYTDRNAPIKEQSVNWNHGLSTVMDPLLKTGLKITDFKEYNYSPYNCFENTVKVADGQFKIKGLEDKIPMVYSIKAVK